TCCTCGAGACGACGGTTGTCGAACTCAACGGCTTCTGACCTCCGGCCCAGCGCACCTCTTTGGGCTCGTTTTGAGCACGCCACCTTTGGGGTGTTGACCACCCGATAACGTTACTCGTTGCCACAGAGCGACGACCGATCTGCCAGAGACTCCCTCTCGCTGGGGTCGCTCGATATATCGAGTAGTGACCCAGCCGGCGCTCTGCTGTTATCGTCTCGATACTCGATTCACAGCCGCCCGATTGGCCTTCAGGAACGCAGATGCGTGAGCACTTTGTCGGTATCGTCGGGTACTGGCTCGGGTTCGGTCCCGGCCGCGACGGCGGCGTCGGGATCTTTCAGTAGGTGGCCAGTCGTCAGACAGACCACGGACTCCTCGGCACCGATCTCGCCTTGCTCGCGGAGTTTCCGCAGCCCTGCGATCGAAGTCGCCGACGCGGGTTCGACGCCGACGCCCTCCTCGGCGAGCGCTCGCTGGGCGTCAGTAATTGCCTCGTCGCTGACCGCGACTGCCGTCCCGCCCGTCTCTCGAATACCCGGGAGTGCTTTGGGCGCGTTGACCGGGTTGCCGATGCGGATCGCCGTCGCGATCGTTTCGACATCTTCCCAGCGCTCGACGTGATCCCAGCCCTTCTCGATGGCTTCGACCATCGGTGCCGATCCCTCGGCCTGGACGCCGGTGAGTTTCGGGATGTCGTCGGCGTCGATCGCGCCGCTGGCTTCCAGTTCACGGAAGCACTTGTACAGTGCGGCGGTGTTGCCGGCGTTGCCGACCGGTAGCACGATTCGGTCGGGAAAGTGGCCTTCTTCGTCGCGGAACTGCTCCATGATCTCCAGGCCGATCGTCTTCTGGCCCTCCAGCCGGAAGGGGTTCAGCGAGTTCAGCAGGTAGGCTTCCCCGCGGTCAGCGAGGTCCTGGACGATATCGAGACAGCGATCGAAGTTCCCGTCGACTTCGAGGATGCGCGCGCCGTGGAGACTCGCCTGGGCGATTTTCCCGGCAGCGACCTTGCCTTCCGGCAAGAGCACGAGCACTTGCAGTCCGGCCCGTGACCCGTAGGCCGACAGCGCGGCGGAGGTGTTGCCCGTCGAGGCACAGGCCAGCCGGTCCACACCGACTTCCTGGGCGACGCGGACGCCGACTGTCATCCCGCGATCCTTGAAACTCCCGGTCGGGTTCATTCCCTCGTGTTTGACCCGCAAGCGCTCGATACCGATTTCGGCTTCCAGCTGGGGGACTTCGTGGAGTGGCGTGGTACCTTCCGGGAGCGTCACGCCGGTGTCGAAGGGCAAGGCGGCACTGTACCGCCAGACGCCGCCGTGGAAGGCACTCGATTCGTCACCGAACTCATCGAACGTCGGCAGGTCGGCATACCGGACTTCGAGCAACCCGCCACACGCGTCACACGTATAGCGGATGCCATCGAACGGCGGGTACGTCTTGGCACACTCGATGCAGGTCAGCCAAACGCCATCGGTGGCGGTGGCCGGTTCGTCTTGCGTGATCTCTAGATGGCTCATTGGGTGTCCCGACGTGTCGCAGTGGAAAAAAGCCGCGGAATCCACGCCACCACTTTTAGTTCATCGGGTTCGCTCTGTGAACCCGATCTGCTCACGGACGCGCAGCGTCCGAATGCTCGCGGGCCGTAGGCCCGCTCACACTGTCCGTGGGAACAACGCTTCCACGCCATTCGCATGGTCAGCGGGACCGCCGGTCCCGCTCGACTCCCAAGAACGTGGTCCTCACGAGTGAAGTGAGTGTGGGCTCGGCAGAGCTTGCTCTACCGGTGGACCAAAAACCGCTCGCTCCAGTCGGTCGCTCGCGAAGCTACCGTTCTGCCAACCACACCAACAGCCCGTTCTGGGCGTGGAGTCGATTTTCCGCCTGGTCCCAGACGATCGCGCTGTCACTCTCGATTACCTCGTCGGTGACTTCCTCGCCGCGGTGGGCCGGCAGACAGTGCATCAACGCGCGGTCGCCGAGTAGATCGGCCGTGATCTGGAATCCTTCGAAGGCTTCGAGTTTTTCCTCGCGGCGATCCTCCTGGCCCATGCTGACGAAGACGTCCGTGTAGAC
The sequence above is drawn from the Halorhabdus sp. CBA1104 genome and encodes:
- the thrC gene encoding threonine synthase gives rise to the protein MSHLEITQDEPATATDGVWLTCIECAKTYPPFDGIRYTCDACGGLLEVRYADLPTFDEFGDESSAFHGGVWRYSAALPFDTGVTLPEGTTPLHEVPQLEAEIGIERLRVKHEGMNPTGSFKDRGMTVGVRVAQEVGVDRLACASTGNTSAALSAYGSRAGLQVLVLLPEGKVAAGKIAQASLHGARILEVDGNFDRCLDIVQDLADRGEAYLLNSLNPFRLEGQKTIGLEIMEQFRDEEGHFPDRIVLPVGNAGNTAALYKCFRELEASGAIDADDIPKLTGVQAEGSAPMVEAIEKGWDHVERWEDVETIATAIRIGNPVNAPKALPGIRETGGTAVAVSDEAITDAQRALAEEGVGVEPASATSIAGLRKLREQGEIGAEESVVCLTTGHLLKDPDAAVAAGTEPEPVPDDTDKVLTHLRS